Proteins from a genomic interval of Leifsonia shinshuensis:
- the hisS gene encoding histidine--tRNA ligase → MASPITPPRGMRDFLPAEKARREHALGVIRRSFAAHGFDEIETPVAEDVARLHSGLGGDNEKLAFSVLKRGLGGDDLRAAIESGDTLALCDLGLRFDLTVPLARFYATHRAELPPVFRSIQIAPVWRAERPQKGRYRQFVQCDIDIIGEGSQLAEVELITATAAALEALGLAGCTIRINDRRILNGLLEYCGFAESRWPQVLISIDKLDKIGAEGVVAELSEGGADSAAVLGGILAGLEPHLAEGGVELTVEAISGILPEGMDTDAIADLESLAHALDTLPEGVALRFDPTLVRGMGYYTGTIFEIAHPGSGSSVGGGGRYDGMIGRFLGTDVPACGFSIGFERVVDLIEVPEDAATDTVVLVHDPSVPLDRLMAIKSELIATGRRVRLDRRAKNLKAVLDRAAAAGYRSFAFVGPETADAAALEFKPLA, encoded by the coding sequence ATGGCTTCCCCGATCACACCGCCCCGCGGCATGCGCGACTTCCTCCCCGCCGAGAAGGCCCGCCGGGAGCACGCGCTCGGGGTGATCCGGCGGAGCTTCGCCGCGCACGGCTTCGACGAGATCGAGACCCCGGTCGCCGAGGACGTCGCGCGCCTGCACTCCGGGCTCGGCGGCGACAACGAGAAGCTCGCCTTCAGCGTGCTCAAGCGCGGCCTCGGCGGCGACGACCTGCGTGCCGCGATCGAGTCGGGGGACACCCTCGCGCTCTGCGACCTGGGCCTGCGCTTCGACCTCACCGTCCCGCTGGCCCGCTTCTACGCGACGCACCGCGCCGAGCTGCCTCCGGTGTTCCGCAGCATCCAGATCGCGCCGGTCTGGCGGGCCGAGCGTCCGCAGAAGGGCCGCTACCGCCAGTTCGTGCAATGCGACATCGACATCATCGGCGAAGGCTCCCAGCTGGCGGAGGTCGAGCTCATCACCGCGACCGCGGCGGCGCTGGAGGCGCTCGGCCTGGCCGGCTGCACCATCCGGATCAACGACCGCCGCATCCTGAACGGCCTGCTCGAGTACTGCGGCTTCGCGGAGTCGCGCTGGCCGCAGGTGCTGATCTCGATCGACAAGCTCGACAAGATCGGCGCGGAGGGTGTCGTGGCCGAGCTGAGCGAGGGCGGCGCGGACTCCGCGGCCGTGCTCGGCGGCATCCTCGCCGGGCTGGAGCCGCACCTCGCCGAGGGCGGCGTCGAGCTCACCGTGGAGGCGATCTCCGGCATCCTCCCCGAGGGGATGGACACCGACGCCATCGCCGACCTGGAGTCGCTCGCGCACGCGCTCGACACCCTCCCGGAGGGCGTGGCGCTGCGCTTCGACCCCACGCTGGTGCGCGGCATGGGCTACTACACCGGCACGATCTTCGAGATCGCCCACCCCGGCTCCGGCAGCTCGGTCGGCGGCGGCGGCCGCTACGACGGCATGATCGGGCGCTTCCTCGGCACCGACGTCCCGGCGTGCGGCTTCTCGATCGGCTTCGAGCGCGTGGTCGACCTGATCGAGGTGCCGGAGGACGCCGCGACGGACACCGTGGTGCTGGTCCACGATCCGAGCGTCCCGCTCGACCGGCTGATGGCGATCAAGTCCGAGCTGATCGCCACCGGCCGCCGGGTGCGCCTCGACCGGCGCGCCAAGAACCTCAAGGCCGTGCTGGACCGCGCGGCGGCGGCCGGGTACCGGTCGTTCGCGTTCGTCGGTCCGGAGACCGCGGACGCCGCCGCGCTGGAGTTCAAGCCGCTGGCGTGA
- a CDS encoding FtsB family cell division protein — MPKPRTQRVAPSFEEPTGTGRWLRGLHFSAFSLVMMGAVVLAVVILAPSLQAFLAQRQQIADQQKAVQELSAQVDALKEQRARWNDPSYIRAQARDRLYYVMPGEVSYLVIDDRAPAAKADTTPVSSKLQKTKTDWVDSLFGSLMGAGLTDATPAQLGGTPAPSPTPTPGAPAGK, encoded by the coding sequence ATGCCGAAGCCGCGCACGCAGCGCGTCGCCCCCTCCTTCGAGGAGCCGACCGGGACCGGCCGCTGGCTGCGCGGGCTGCACTTCTCGGCCTTCTCCCTCGTCATGATGGGGGCCGTCGTGCTCGCCGTCGTCATCCTCGCGCCGTCGCTGCAGGCCTTCCTCGCGCAGCGCCAGCAGATCGCCGACCAGCAGAAGGCGGTCCAGGAGCTCTCCGCGCAGGTGGACGCCCTCAAGGAGCAGCGCGCCCGCTGGAACGACCCCAGCTACATCCGCGCCCAGGCGCGCGACCGGCTCTATTACGTGATGCCGGGCGAGGTCAGCTACCTCGTCATCGACGACCGCGCCCCCGCGGCGAAGGCCGACACGACGCCGGTCAGCTCGAAACTGCAGAAGACCAAGACCGACTGGGTGGACTCCCTGTTCGGCTCGCTCATGGGCGCCGGCCTCACCGACGCCACCCCGGCGCAGCTGGGCGGAACGCCCGCGCCGTCCCCGACTCCCACCCCCGGCGCTCCCGCCGGCAAGTGA
- the eno gene encoding phosphopyruvate hydratase produces the protein MAQIEAVGAREILDSRGNPTVEVEVLLEDGTVSRAAVPSGASTGAFEAYELRDGDKDRYLGKGVEKAVDAVLDEIGPAIEGFEASDQRLVDEAMIELDGTDNKKRLGANAILGVSLAVAKAAADSADLPLFRYVGGPNAHVLPVPMMNIINGGAHADTGVDIQEFMILPIGAETFSEGLRWGVETYHSLKALLKSKGLNTGLGDEGGFAPELEHNRAALDLISEAIEKAGYTVGSQIALGLDVASTEFFENGVYRFEGQDRSAAEMSAYYAELAANYPLVSIEDPLAEDDWEGWAHLNAELGSKLQLVGDDLFVTNPKRLAQGIKAKAANSILVKVNQIGTLTETLDAVSLAQRSGMTAVLSHRSGETEDTTIADLAVATDAGQIKTGAPARSERVAKYNQLLRIEEELGDAAVYAGRTAFPRFQA, from the coding sequence GTGGCTCAGATCGAAGCTGTAGGCGCTCGCGAGATTCTCGACTCCCGCGGCAACCCGACCGTCGAGGTCGAGGTGCTCCTCGAGGACGGCACGGTCAGCCGTGCCGCCGTCCCGTCCGGCGCCTCCACCGGCGCCTTCGAGGCGTACGAGCTTCGCGACGGCGACAAGGACCGCTACCTGGGCAAGGGCGTCGAGAAGGCCGTCGACGCGGTCCTCGACGAGATCGGCCCGGCGATCGAGGGCTTCGAGGCGAGCGACCAGCGACTGGTCGACGAGGCCATGATCGAGCTCGACGGCACCGACAACAAGAAGCGCCTGGGCGCCAACGCGATCCTTGGCGTCAGCCTCGCGGTCGCCAAGGCCGCGGCCGACTCCGCGGACCTGCCGCTGTTCCGCTACGTCGGGGGCCCGAACGCGCACGTCCTCCCGGTCCCGATGATGAACATCATCAACGGCGGCGCGCACGCCGACACCGGTGTCGACATCCAGGAGTTCATGATCCTGCCGATCGGCGCCGAGACCTTCTCCGAGGGCCTGCGCTGGGGCGTGGAGACCTACCACTCGCTCAAGGCGCTGCTGAAGTCGAAGGGCCTCAACACCGGCCTCGGCGACGAGGGCGGCTTCGCCCCCGAGCTGGAGCACAACCGTGCGGCCCTCGACCTCATCTCGGAGGCGATCGAGAAGGCCGGCTACACGGTCGGCTCGCAGATCGCGCTCGGCCTCGACGTGGCCTCCACCGAGTTCTTCGAGAACGGCGTCTACCGTTTCGAGGGCCAGGACCGCAGCGCGGCCGAGATGAGCGCCTACTACGCCGAGCTCGCCGCCAACTACCCGCTGGTCTCGATCGAGGACCCGCTGGCCGAGGACGACTGGGAGGGCTGGGCCCACCTGAACGCCGAGCTCGGCTCGAAGCTGCAGCTCGTCGGCGACGACCTGTTCGTCACCAACCCGAAGCGCCTCGCGCAGGGCATCAAGGCCAAGGCCGCGAACAGCATCCTGGTGAAGGTCAACCAGATCGGCACCCTCACCGAGACGCTCGACGCGGTGTCGCTCGCTCAGCGCAGCGGCATGACCGCCGTGCTCTCGCACCGCTCCGGCGAGACCGAGGACACCACGATCGCCGACCTCGCCGTCGCCACCGACGCGGGCCAGATCAAGACCGGCGCCCCGGCCCGCTCCGAGCGCGTCGCCAAGTACAACCAGCTGCTCCGCATCGAGGAGGAACTGGGCGACGCCGCCGTCTACGCCGGCCGCACCGCCTTCCCGCGCTTCCAGGCCTGA
- a CDS encoding FecCD family ABC transporter permease: MSAQTVAAGASRAVSTVALDRRRRNARAIGVSLVLAVLVALVSAVSLTLGDAGVAPSDVLAALVGRADRLTSFVILDLRLPRLLAAVLVGGCLGLSGALFQSVARNPLASPDIIGITTSASATGALALVWFGIGGLALSGVVLVGTLVAAVLIYLLAWRNGVSGYRFVLVGIGFAAICAGIVSYVLTRADLRDVQQALVWITGSLNSVDGTSLAVLAVSAVVLVPAALLVGRPLAALGLGDDVAAGIGVRPERTRILSVGVGVALAAVAVSVAGPIAFVALLAAPVARRLVGRGTLALVPAALVGALVLVLSDVVAQFAVPGVVFPVGVVTGIVGAPYLLWQLTRTNRVGRGG; the protein is encoded by the coding sequence GTGAGCGCGCAGACCGTCGCGGCCGGGGCGTCCCGGGCCGTGTCGACCGTCGCCCTGGACCGGCGCCGCCGGAACGCCCGGGCGATCGGGGTGTCGCTCGTGCTCGCCGTGCTCGTCGCGCTGGTCTCTGCCGTCTCGTTGACCCTCGGCGACGCCGGCGTCGCCCCCTCGGACGTGCTCGCCGCCCTGGTGGGGCGGGCCGACCGGCTGACCTCCTTCGTCATCCTCGACCTGCGGCTGCCGCGGCTGCTCGCAGCCGTGCTGGTCGGCGGGTGCCTCGGCCTGTCCGGCGCCCTCTTCCAGTCGGTCGCCCGCAACCCGCTCGCGAGCCCCGACATCATCGGCATCACGACCAGCGCGAGCGCCACCGGCGCCCTCGCCCTGGTCTGGTTCGGGATCGGCGGCCTCGCCCTGTCCGGCGTCGTCCTCGTGGGCACGCTGGTGGCGGCGGTGCTGATCTACCTGCTCGCCTGGCGGAACGGCGTGAGCGGCTACCGGTTCGTCCTCGTCGGGATCGGCTTCGCCGCGATCTGCGCCGGGATCGTCTCCTATGTGCTCACCCGGGCCGACCTGCGCGACGTGCAGCAGGCCCTGGTCTGGATCACCGGCAGCCTCAACAGCGTCGACGGCACCTCGCTCGCGGTGCTCGCCGTCTCCGCTGTCGTGCTGGTGCCGGCCGCGCTGCTGGTCGGCCGGCCGCTCGCGGCCCTCGGCCTCGGCGACGACGTGGCCGCAGGCATCGGCGTGCGGCCCGAGCGGACCCGCATCCTCAGCGTGGGCGTGGGAGTGGCGCTCGCCGCGGTCGCTGTCTCGGTCGCGGGGCCGATCGCGTTCGTCGCGCTGCTGGCGGCGCCGGTCGCCCGCCGCCTCGTCGGCCGCGGGACGCTCGCGCTCGTGCCCGCCGCGCTCGTCGGCGCGCTCGTGCTCGTGCTCTCCGACGTCGTCGCCCAGTTCGCCGTCCCCGGCGTGGTCTTCCCGGTCGGCGTCGTCACCGGGATCGTCGGGGCGCCCTATCTGCTCTGGCAGCTCACCAGGACCAACCGCGTCGGCCGGGGAGGCTGA
- a CDS encoding ABC transporter ATP-binding protein, with translation MTEQTLTARDLTLAYEGRIVVDGLDLDIPPGRVTAIVGPNACGKSTLLRGLSRLLAPVSGSVLLDGADIRSLPTREVATRLGLLPQTPTAPDGITVADLVSRGRYPHQGWFRRWTAEDDAAVEEAMTATGVAGLADRPIDELSGGQRQRVWIAMALAQQTGILLLDEPTTFLDLSHQLDVLDVLLDLNAARGTTVVMVLHDLNLAARYADHLIAMRAGAVVAAGDPAEVVTADLVRDVFGVESVIAPDPVAGTPLVVPLGRHHAL, from the coding sequence ATGACCGAACAGACACTGACCGCCCGCGACCTGACCCTCGCCTACGAGGGCAGAATCGTGGTCGACGGCCTCGACCTGGACATCCCGCCCGGCCGCGTGACCGCGATCGTCGGACCCAACGCCTGCGGCAAGTCGACGCTCCTGCGCGGGCTGTCCCGCCTGCTCGCCCCGGTCTCCGGGAGTGTGCTGCTCGACGGCGCGGACATCCGGTCGCTGCCCACCAGGGAGGTCGCGACGCGGCTCGGCCTGCTGCCGCAGACGCCCACCGCGCCCGACGGGATCACCGTCGCCGACCTCGTCTCGCGCGGCCGCTACCCGCACCAGGGCTGGTTCCGGCGCTGGACGGCCGAGGACGACGCGGCGGTCGAGGAGGCGATGACCGCCACGGGCGTCGCCGGGCTGGCCGACCGCCCGATCGACGAGCTCTCCGGCGGCCAGCGCCAGCGGGTGTGGATCGCGATGGCGCTCGCGCAGCAGACCGGCATTCTGCTCCTGGACGAGCCGACGACCTTCCTCGACCTCAGCCACCAGCTCGACGTGCTCGACGTGCTGCTCGACCTGAACGCGGCGCGCGGCACGACGGTGGTCATGGTCCTGCACGACCTCAACCTGGCCGCGCGCTACGCCGACCACCTGATCGCGATGCGGGCGGGCGCGGTCGTCGCCGCCGGCGATCCGGCGGAGGTCGTGACCGCGGACCTCGTCCGCGACGTCTTCGGTGTGGAGTCCGTCATCGCGCCCGACCCGGTCGCGGGGACCCCGCTCGTGGTGCCGCTGGGGCGCCACCACGCGCTCTGA
- a CDS encoding S8 family peptidase — protein sequence MPHPGRLTRLRRTLAAGATALAAALVVGIAPATAAHADQVRDLEYWLTEYGFAQAWQTTKGAGVKVAIIDTGVDGTVPDLAGAVTGGTDVSGVGAANGQKPLGDGDAADHGTWVASLLAGRGTGPDSGVLGAAPQASVLTASVALGKSTGAVNSDDQIAQAVRWAVDAGASVINISLTRNTLDWPTSWDDAFQYAFSHDVVVVAAAGNRGSGTTEVGAPATIPGVLTVAGVDRAGQASFDASSQGITIGVSAPSEQLVGANPGGGYVQWAGTSGAAPLVAGAVALVRAAHPELKAPDVINRIIRTARPAGGGAVPSPVYGYGLLDAAAAVTATVPHVSANPMGDLTEWIHIHRRAQAPATAVPQTPGAQAAPAPAKLSPERPVEWESFFWPRWSVLTTLWLPFALIAGFVTLLALGGVGAWLHFRRADGRG from the coding sequence GTGCCGCATCCAGGCCGGCTGACCCGGCTCCGCCGCACCCTCGCGGCCGGCGCGACGGCGCTCGCCGCGGCGCTGGTCGTCGGCATCGCGCCCGCCACCGCCGCGCACGCCGATCAGGTGCGCGACCTGGAGTACTGGCTGACCGAGTACGGCTTCGCGCAGGCGTGGCAGACGACCAAGGGCGCGGGCGTGAAGGTCGCGATCATCGACACCGGCGTCGACGGGACCGTCCCCGACCTCGCCGGCGCCGTCACCGGCGGCACGGACGTGTCCGGCGTCGGCGCGGCGAACGGGCAGAAGCCGCTCGGCGACGGCGATGCGGCGGACCACGGCACCTGGGTGGCCTCCCTGCTCGCCGGGCGCGGCACGGGCCCCGACTCCGGCGTGCTCGGCGCCGCGCCGCAGGCGAGCGTCCTCACCGCCTCCGTCGCGCTCGGGAAGTCGACGGGCGCCGTGAACAGCGACGACCAGATCGCGCAGGCCGTGCGCTGGGCCGTGGACGCCGGAGCGTCCGTCATCAACATCTCGCTCACCCGGAACACCCTGGACTGGCCGACGAGCTGGGACGACGCCTTCCAGTACGCGTTCTCGCACGACGTGGTGGTGGTGGCCGCGGCGGGCAACCGCGGGAGCGGGACGACCGAGGTCGGCGCGCCGGCGACCATCCCCGGCGTGCTCACCGTCGCCGGAGTGGACCGTGCCGGCCAGGCCTCCTTCGACGCGTCGTCGCAGGGCATCACGATCGGCGTCTCCGCGCCGAGCGAGCAGCTGGTCGGGGCGAACCCGGGCGGAGGCTACGTGCAGTGGGCGGGCACCAGCGGCGCGGCGCCGCTCGTCGCTGGGGCGGTCGCCCTGGTGCGCGCGGCGCATCCCGAGCTGAAGGCGCCGGACGTCATCAACCGCATCATCCGCACCGCGCGGCCGGCCGGCGGGGGAGCGGTGCCGAGCCCGGTCTACGGCTACGGGCTGCTGGACGCGGCGGCCGCTGTGACGGCCACCGTCCCGCACGTCAGCGCCAACCCGATGGGCGACCTGACCGAGTGGATCCACATCCACCGCCGCGCCCAGGCCCCGGCGACCGCGGTCCCGCAAACCCCCGGCGCGCAGGCGGCCCCGGCCCCGGCGAAGCTCAGCCCCGAACGCCCTGTAGAATGGGAGTCGTTCTTCTGGCCGCGATGGAGCGTCCTCACGACCCTCTGGCTTCCCTTCGCTCTGATCGCCGGTTTCGTCACACTCCTCGCCCTCGGCGGGGTCGGTGCGTGGCTGCATTTCAGACGAGCGGACGGCAGGGGGTAG
- a CDS encoding tyrosine-protein phosphatase — MFAAALVAAALAGVVATTGCTATGTADPTPVAHVQPATTPRLEGADNFRDVGGLGEGYRTTDGGHVARGVVYRSNALTLTDADLAALAKLDVTDVIDLRTTPEIEAKPDTEIPGATWVHDDVLGSVASLATPTFETAAEAEALMDGAYESMVTSADARKAIGAALTTIAEAKGAVIVHCTAGKDRTGWTSALLLHIAGADQQTIDQNYLLTNQYSRASISAALKGMTETSGEATAAAYAPLLGVQQSFLDASYTAVGEHYGSVDAYLTEGLGLSKDTIEKLRTKLTA, encoded by the coding sequence TTGTTCGCCGCCGCCCTGGTCGCCGCCGCCCTCGCCGGCGTCGTCGCGACCACCGGCTGCACCGCCACCGGGACCGCCGACCCCACGCCGGTCGCGCACGTCCAGCCCGCGACCACGCCCCGCCTGGAGGGCGCCGACAACTTCCGCGACGTCGGCGGTCTCGGGGAGGGCTACCGGACGACGGACGGCGGGCACGTCGCGCGCGGCGTCGTCTACCGCTCCAACGCGCTCACGCTGACCGACGCCGATCTCGCCGCGCTCGCGAAGCTCGACGTCACGGACGTCATCGACCTGCGCACGACCCCGGAGATCGAGGCCAAGCCGGACACCGAGATCCCCGGTGCGACCTGGGTGCACGACGACGTCCTCGGCAGCGTCGCCTCGCTGGCGACCCCGACCTTCGAGACCGCCGCCGAGGCCGAGGCCCTGATGGACGGCGCCTACGAGTCGATGGTCACCTCGGCAGACGCGCGGAAGGCGATCGGCGCCGCGCTCACCACCATCGCCGAGGCGAAGGGCGCGGTGATCGTGCACTGCACCGCGGGCAAGGACCGCACCGGCTGGACCAGCGCCCTGCTGCTGCACATCGCCGGGGCGGACCAGCAGACCATCGACCAGAACTACCTGCTGACCAACCAGTACTCGCGCGCGAGCATCTCCGCCGCACTGAAGGGGATGACCGAGACGAGCGGGGAGGCCACTGCCGCCGCGTACGCTCCCCTGCTGGGCGTGCAGCAGTCGTTCCTCGACGCCTCCTACACCGCCGTCGGCGAGCACTACGGCTCGGTCGACGCCTACCTGACGGAGGGTCTCGGGTTGTCGAAGGACACCATCGAGAAGCTCCGGACCAAGCTCACCGCCTGA
- a CDS encoding DUF501 domain-containing protein — translation MTRPPFDPVTDADIAAVSEQLGRPARNVVGIAARCVCGRPTVVSTAPRLDDGTPFPTFYYLSHPAATAAMSHLEATQVMNEYNELLATDEDVREQYRAAHEQYLADRESIAVVAELDGVSAGGMPTRVKCLHALAAHALAAGPGVNPIGDLALARGGWSPEVCECRIQAG, via the coding sequence ATGACCAGACCCCCGTTCGACCCCGTGACCGACGCGGACATCGCCGCGGTGAGCGAGCAGCTCGGCCGCCCGGCGCGCAACGTCGTCGGGATCGCCGCGCGCTGCGTGTGCGGCCGCCCGACCGTCGTCTCCACCGCGCCGCGGCTCGACGACGGCACGCCGTTCCCGACCTTCTACTACCTCAGCCACCCCGCCGCGACGGCCGCCATGTCGCACCTGGAGGCTACGCAGGTCATGAACGAGTACAACGAGCTCCTCGCCACCGACGAGGACGTGCGCGAGCAGTACCGCGCCGCCCACGAGCAGTACCTCGCCGACCGCGAGTCCATCGCGGTCGTCGCCGAGCTCGACGGCGTCTCCGCCGGCGGGATGCCGACCCGCGTCAAGTGCCTGCACGCCCTCGCCGCCCACGCGCTCGCGGCCGGCCCCGGCGTCAACCCGATCGGCGACCTGGCCCTGGCGCGCGGCGGGTGGTCGCCCGAGGTGTGCGAGTGCCGCATCCAGGCCGGCTGA
- a CDS encoding FecCD family ABC transporter permease, giving the protein MPTGVVTAPAGRAGEVPAHARRRRRTLLGFLLAVVVLLTACVLSLMVGARTIAPADVLHALTHYSASDPDALVVVGSRLPRTLLGLAAGLALGLAGTVMQGLSRNPLADPGLLGVNFGASLAVVVAIAFLGVTTVSGYVWFAFAGAALAAGLVYAVSAVGREGATPVKLALAGAAVSAALGSLITAVMLTSRVSLDRMRFWQVGSLAGRGFDVLWQVLPTLVAGAILALALGRLLNGLALGDDVARGLGQRVGLARALSAVAVVLLCGSATAAVGPIAFVGLVVPHAARWVVGADYRRILAFSAVIAPALLIACDVIGRVVAPPGELQVGIVMAFVGAPLFIALVRRRKPVGL; this is encoded by the coding sequence ATGCCCACCGGTGTCGTCACCGCGCCCGCCGGGCGTGCCGGGGAGGTCCCCGCGCACGCCCGGCGGCGCCGGCGCACGCTCCTGGGCTTCCTGCTCGCGGTCGTCGTCCTCCTGACGGCGTGCGTGCTCAGCCTGATGGTCGGGGCCCGGACGATCGCGCCCGCCGACGTCCTGCACGCGCTGACGCACTACTCGGCGAGCGACCCGGACGCCCTGGTGGTCGTCGGCAGCCGCCTCCCGCGCACCCTGCTCGGCCTCGCGGCGGGGCTGGCGCTGGGGCTGGCCGGCACGGTCATGCAGGGGCTCTCCCGGAACCCGCTCGCCGATCCCGGCCTCCTCGGGGTGAACTTCGGCGCGTCGCTCGCCGTCGTCGTCGCGATCGCGTTCCTCGGCGTCACGACCGTGTCCGGCTACGTCTGGTTCGCCTTCGCGGGCGCCGCGCTCGCCGCCGGCCTGGTCTACGCCGTATCGGCGGTCGGCCGGGAGGGCGCGACGCCGGTCAAGCTGGCCCTCGCCGGGGCTGCCGTCTCCGCCGCGCTCGGCTCGCTCATCACGGCGGTGATGCTGACCAGCCGGGTCTCGCTCGACCGGATGCGGTTCTGGCAGGTCGGCTCGCTCGCCGGGCGGGGCTTCGACGTGCTCTGGCAGGTGCTTCCCACGCTCGTCGCCGGTGCGATCCTCGCCCTGGCGCTCGGGAGGCTGCTCAACGGCCTCGCCCTGGGCGACGACGTCGCACGCGGGCTCGGCCAGCGGGTCGGGCTCGCGCGGGCGCTGTCCGCCGTCGCCGTCGTGCTGCTCTGCGGCTCGGCGACCGCCGCCGTCGGCCCCATCGCGTTCGTCGGGCTGGTCGTGCCGCACGCCGCCCGCTGGGTGGTCGGCGCGGATTACCGCCGCATCCTGGCGTTCTCCGCGGTGATCGCTCCGGCGCTGCTCATCGCCTGCGACGTGATCGGCCGCGTCGTCGCGCCGCCGGGGGAGCTGCAGGTCGGGATCGTCATGGCGTTCGTCGGGGCGCCGCTGTTCATCGCGCTCGTGCGGCGCAGGAAGCCGGTGGGACTGTGA
- a CDS encoding FAD-dependent oxidoreductase: MPKILIVGGGYAGFYTAWKLEKQLRSGEAEVTMVDPLPYMTYQPFLPEVAVGSIEPRHAVVSHRRHLKTTNIVSGKVTYIDHASKTATIAPAAGEPYEFEYDIVVVTAGAVSRTFPIPGIADQAVGLKTIEEAVYIRDRMLTNFDKASTLPAGPERDRLLTVTVVGGGFAGIEIFAELRSFASALLKKYPELSFEDTHFHLIEAMGRIMPEVSLPTSHWVIKNLAERGAEIHLETQLSSAVDGRIELSTGESFESDLIVWTAGVMANPTVVRHTDLPIEERGRLRVRADLRVGTDEEIVEGAWGAGDVSAVPDLTGAGVGGYCVPNAQHAVRQGKLLAKNIIADLRGELPRQYYHKSLGAVAGLGLGIGVLQSGKIAVKGVLGWFAHRGYHGLAMPSWERKWRVLWGWWNNFWLGRDIVSLEAVQAPRAAFEEFAARPKPAVEAAPAEEPKKPVRAKAAKEPAEVTAK; the protein is encoded by the coding sequence GTGCCCAAAATCCTGATCGTCGGCGGAGGCTACGCCGGTTTCTACACCGCGTGGAAGCTCGAGAAGCAGCTCCGCTCGGGCGAAGCCGAGGTCACCATGGTCGACCCGCTGCCGTACATGACGTACCAGCCGTTCCTCCCCGAGGTGGCCGTGGGCTCCATCGAGCCGCGTCACGCGGTGGTCTCCCACCGCCGCCACCTCAAGACCACGAACATCGTCAGCGGCAAGGTCACCTACATCGACCACGCCAGCAAGACCGCGACGATCGCGCCGGCGGCGGGCGAGCCGTACGAGTTCGAGTACGACATCGTGGTGGTCACCGCGGGCGCCGTGTCGCGCACGTTCCCGATCCCGGGCATCGCGGACCAGGCCGTCGGCCTCAAGACGATCGAAGAGGCCGTCTACATCCGCGACCGGATGCTCACCAACTTCGACAAGGCGTCGACCCTCCCGGCCGGCCCGGAGCGCGACCGCCTGCTGACCGTCACGGTCGTCGGCGGCGGCTTCGCCGGCATCGAGATCTTCGCCGAGCTGCGCTCGTTCGCCAGCGCCCTGCTCAAGAAGTACCCGGAGCTGTCGTTCGAGGACACGCACTTCCACCTGATCGAGGCGATGGGCCGGATCATGCCGGAGGTGTCGCTCCCGACCAGCCACTGGGTCATCAAGAACCTCGCGGAGCGCGGCGCCGAGATCCACCTGGAGACCCAGCTCAGCAGCGCCGTCGACGGCCGCATCGAGCTCTCCACCGGTGAGAGCTTCGAGTCCGACCTCATCGTCTGGACCGCCGGCGTCATGGCGAACCCGACCGTGGTCCGCCACACCGACCTCCCGATCGAGGAGCGCGGCCGCCTGCGCGTCCGCGCCGACCTGCGCGTCGGCACCGACGAGGAGATCGTCGAGGGCGCCTGGGGCGCCGGCGACGTCTCGGCCGTCCCCGACCTGACCGGCGCCGGCGTCGGCGGCTACTGCGTGCCGAACGCCCAGCACGCCGTTCGCCAGGGCAAGCTGCTCGCGAAGAACATCATCGCCGACCTGCGCGGCGAGCTGCCGCGCCAGTACTACCACAAGAGCCTCGGCGCCGTCGCCGGCCTCGGCCTCGGCATCGGCGTGCTGCAGTCCGGCAAGATCGCCGTCAAGGGCGTCCTCGGCTGGTTCGCCCACCGCGGCTACCACGGCCTGGCGATGCCGAGCTGGGAGCGCAAGTGGCGCGTGCTGTGGGGCTGGTGGAACAACTTCTGGCTCGGCCGCGACATCGTGTCGCTGGAGGCCGTCCAGGCCCCGCGCGCCGCGTTCGAGGAGTTCGCCGCCCGCCCGAAGCCGGCCGTCGAGGCCGCCCCGGCGGAGGAGCCCAAGAAGCCCGTCCGTGCGAAGGCCGCGAAGGAGCCCGCGGAGGTCACGGCCAAGTAG
- a CDS encoding IMPACT family protein: MTHTLASPATAELEVRRSRFLALVTPVEDREAALAEVARLRAEHPAAAHVCWALLAGGHSGMSDDGEPSGTAGRPILEVLRHHDLDGVLGAVVRYFGGVKLGAGGLVRAYTDAVALAVAGAEKVERIPETVLRVEADYADAERVRRWAEAEGYAEPEAEYGEAVLLLLRVPAMARDATAIALADLSNGRVRIAD, from the coding sequence ATGACCCACACCCTCGCCTCCCCCGCCACCGCCGAGCTGGAGGTCCGGCGCAGTCGCTTCCTCGCGCTCGTCACCCCGGTCGAAGACCGGGAGGCGGCGCTGGCCGAGGTGGCGCGGCTGCGCGCGGAGCATCCGGCGGCCGCGCACGTCTGCTGGGCGCTGCTCGCGGGCGGCCACTCCGGAATGTCGGACGACGGGGAGCCGTCCGGGACGGCCGGGCGCCCGATCCTGGAGGTGCTGCGGCACCACGACCTGGACGGGGTGCTCGGGGCGGTGGTCCGCTACTTCGGCGGCGTGAAGCTCGGCGCGGGCGGGCTGGTGCGCGCGTACACCGACGCGGTGGCTCTGGCGGTGGCCGGGGCGGAGAAGGTGGAGCGCATCCCGGAGACCGTCCTGCGCGTGGAGGCCGACTACGCCGACGCGGAGCGGGTCCGCCGCTGGGCGGAGGCGGAGGGCTACGCCGAGCCGGAGGCCGAATACGGGGAGGCCGTGCTGCTGCTCCTCCGGGTGCCCGCCATGGCAAGAGACGCGACGGCGATCGCGCTCGCCGACCTCAGCAACGGCCGGGTGCGGATCGCCGACTGA